The Haloterrigena turkmenica DSM 5511 genome includes the window CGACCGCCTCATCTACTGTAGACATGCACAGGCCTCCGTACGAGTCGATACTTTCAGCGTACCGTGTTATACGTTATGGAGGACCTTGATAATGTATGCCAATCCGACGGCGAATAAGACAATTTCCTTACAGATATACACGTGAGAAAACGTTCGAGAGGGTCCGCGGTCGGTGTTTCCCCGCTACTGCCCTAGATGCAGGCCTGTCGAAGTGTTCACCGCCAATTTCACGATTTATTATGAAGATTGTTCATTATCAGCGATGATAAATTCGGACTGCGAATGTAAGTCTTTAGGACCCCGGGGGGCAGTCGCATAACGTATGGCACAACGTGAATCATGGGCAACGCGAGCAGGGTTCATCCTCGCTGCGGTCGGGAGCGCAGTGGGGCTCGGAAACATCTGGCGATTCCCGTATCAAGTCGGAGAATACGGCGGCGCAGCGTTTCTCGTCGTCTATCTCCTGTTGGTCGCACTGATTGGATTCCCGGTAATGCTGGTCGAATTTACGATCGGGCGACGCACAGAACGCAATCCCGTCGGGGCGCTCAAACAGATCGGTGAAGGTGCGTGGACGAAAGTCGGATGGGTGTTCGTTCTCGCCGGATTCGTCATTCTGTCGTACTACAGCGTCGTCGCCGGCTGGATTCTCCGGTACACGGCTATCGGACTGCAGGGCAATTACGCGGCCGGCGGTGCCGGCGCACAGTTCATGTCGGTCGCCGGTGGGATGGATTCTGTCGTGACCCACGCCATCTTCATGGCTGCCATCGTCACCGTCGTCGCGTTCGGCATCCAGCAGGGTATCGAGTTCTCCGTGAAGCTCATGGTCCCCGCGATCATCGCGCTACTGATCGGCCTGGCGGTGTACGCCGGAACGCTCTCCGGTGCCGGAGAAGCGTACGCGTACTACCTCTCTCCCGATCTGGGAACGATCGCGGCGAACTGGACCGAGATCCTCCCCGCGGCGGCCGCACAGGCGTTCTTCACGCTGTCGCTCGGGATGGGCGTGATGATCACCTACGCGTCGTATCTCGGCGAAGACCGGAATCTCGCCAAGGACGGTACCATCATCGTCGCGCTCGACACGGCGATCGCGTTTACCGCCGGTCTGGTCGCGTTTCCGGTGCTCTACACCGCCGAGTTGACGGACGTCGCCGCCGGACCGAGTTTCATCTTCGTCAGCCTCGCCCAAGCCTTCAGTAACATTCCGTTCGGCGGGATCATCGGCGCCATCTTCTTCGCCATCGTCACGATCGCCGCGCTCTCGAGTGCGATCAGCATCATGGAAGTCGTGGTCTCGTACCTGATCGACGAACACGGGGTCGACCGCCTCCCGGCGACGATCGCGCTCGGCGTCGTGATCTTCGTCGTCGGTCTCCCGGTCGCCTACGAGCCGGAGGGGCTGAACTGGCTCGTCGTGTACGACGGGTTCGCCAATTCGATTCTGCTCATCCTCGGCGGCCTGCTGCTCGCCATCTACATCGGATGGGTCGCGACCGACCTCGGAATCGAGGAACTCGGCAAAGGTATTCACAATCTCGGATCGTGGGGAATGGTCTGGATCTGGACGCTCCGAGTGCCGGTCATCATCGTGCTGCTCATCGTCCTCACGCAGAACACGATCGGCTACTACGAGAGCCTCGTCGGTATCTTCGGCTGAGCGGCGACCGGCCGCCGAGCCGCTTCGGTATCGACGTCTACAGTTTTCAGAACTAGTGACCGTGCGTGCGCCGCTCGCATCGAGCGATTGCCGTTCGCGGCAGTGTCGGATCGATGATCGCACGTCGCGCACAGTCCGTCTACCGTCGGCGCGAGCGTTCTCAGGCCTCGCCGTACACCGGCACAGCGGCGCCGGTCGTCACCGCCGCGCCGTCGCTACAGAGGAAGGCCATCACGTCCGCGATCTCGGTGGGATCGACCCACGAGTCGTGGTCCGCGTCGGGCATCATCTCGCGGTTCATCGGCGTGTCGATCACGCTTGGCATCACGCAGTTCGCGCGGACGGTTCCTTTGTTCTCCTCGGCCAGCGTCTCCGTCAGCAGCCGGATCCCGGCCTTCGTGATCCGGTAGGGGCCGTCGCCCTCACCGCCCTCGAGCGACGAGCGCGCGCTGACGCTCACGATCGAGCCCTCGCTGTCATGCAGGTGCGGGAGCGCGTGTTTCGAGGCCAGAAACGCCGTTTTGAGGTTGATATCGACGAGCAGCTCGAACTCCTCGAGGTCGGTCTCCTCGATGTGGTCGCCGCCGCGCCACGTTCCGGCGATGTTCACCAGATGATCGAGCCGACCGTGATCGTCGACGACGGCAGTCATCAGTTCCTCGACGTCGCCCTCGTCGGTCAGGTCGGCCTCGTAGAAGTGCGTCTTCGAATCGGGCTCGAGCAGGCTGTCCTCGTCGTCCGGCGCGACGACGTCGACGGCGCAGACGGTCGCGCCGGCCGTTCGGAACCGCTCGACCGCGGCGCTGCCGAGCGCGCCGCTCGCGCCCGTAACTACGGCGACGGTATCGTCGAAGTCGACGGAGTACGCTGTCGTCGGTGCCATGCTCTAGCGTTCGACGGCGGGCGACGTAATAACGTGGCCTCCGTCAGTCGAAGACGAGAAGTAGCGCCGAGGGCGTCGGCTCGATCACGCCATCATCGGCGGCAGCGCGGCCCGCTGGAACCAGAAGTCCGCGACGGCCTCGACCATTCTGGTGTACTCGACCGGATCGGTCGGCTTGGTCAGGTAGGCGTTGGCCGCGAGCTCGTAGCTCTCGTGGACGTCCTCGATGGTCTCGGAGCTCGTGAGGACGAGGACAGGGATGCGAGCGAGCTTCGGTTCCTCCTGGATCGACTCGAGGAACTCGAGGCCGCCCATCCGCGGGAGGTTCAGATCGAGGAGCACGAGGTCCGGCAGCGGGGCGGTGCCGTCGTCGCATCGCTCCGTGAGGAAGTCGATACCCTCGTCGCCGTCGGTCGCGACGTGAATCGTCGTCTCCGTGGACAGTTGCCGGAACGCTTCCTGAGTGAGGCGGACGTCGCCGGGATTGTCCTCCACCAGGAGGATATCGATCTGCTCGTCGCGTCGATCGTTCATGGGTTGGTTACCTCCAGCAGCGGTCTTGTCGCAGTTGATGAGAATGCGGTCGGGACACTAACGAATGTTCGTAGCAGGAGTACCCGTATAACAGTACTTGCTAAAGGCTTTGGAACCCGCGACGATTCGGGCCCTAGAGGGACTGAGAGAGCCGATTGTCGCAACCGATGCGAACCGCCCACAAGCGATAGCTCGGAACCACCGGCTCGCGAGCGCGCGTGAGAATCGGCGACCGACTGAAGCCGCTCGCCGTCCTTCTCTCGCCCAATGCGTCTGATCGCCCACCGCGGATTCGCCGCGGCGGCGGCCGAGAACACGATCCCGGCGCTCCTGTCGGCGGCCGATTACGCGGACGCCGTCGAGTTCGACGTCCGTCGCTGTGGCTCGGGCGAACTCGTCGTCGTCCACGACGAGACGATCGACCGCGTGACCGACGGCACCGGCGCGGTCGCCGACAGCAGCCTCGACGCGCTCACATCTCACACCGTCCTCGATTCCGGCGAGCCCATCCCGACCCTCGAGGAGGTGCTCGAAGCGCTTCCGCCGTCAGTCGAGATCAACCTCGAACTCAAAGACGCCGGTATCGCGGCGGACGTTCTCGAGGTCATCGACGGCGCGGAGAACCGGGTCGTCGCGACGTCCTTTCTGACGTCCGAACTGCGGTCGATCCGCGAGCTCGATCCCGACCAGTCGATCGGGCTGCTGGTCGACCGTCACGTCGAGACGCCGGTCACGACCGCCGTCGAACTCGATTGCGACGTCATCGGCGCGAGCTACTGGCGCTGTCTCGTGACGGGGCTGGTCCCGCGAGCCGACGTCGTCGGCCTCGAGATCCACGCGTGGACGATCGAGCGGCCCGCGCTGGCGCGACTCCTCGAGTGCCGCGGCGTCGACTGCGTCTCCGTGGATCGGCCGATTCCGGTGTGATCGGGTACGGATCTCGAGTCTGACTGGCTATTTTCCGGCGGTCGTCAGTCTGACTGGCTACTCCCCGACAGTCGTCACGGAGACCGACCGCGTCCGCGGCCCGTCACACTCGATCAGCAGGACGGACTGCCACGTGCCAAGCGCCGGCTCGCCGTCTTCGACCGGAATCGTCACGTCCGGCCCGACGAGCGTCGCTCGGAGGTGCGAATCCGCATTGCCGTCCAGCCGGTCGTGCGCGTGGCCCTCGTCGGGAACGAGATCGCGGAGGAACGTCTCGAGGTCGCCGCGCAGCCGCGACTCGTTCTCCTGAACGGCGAGTCCGGCCGTTGTGTGCCGGACGAACGCGGTCGCGGTGCCCGACTCGAGGTCGTCGGGGACGGCTGCGGCGACGCGGTCGGTCACATCGACGGTCGTCAGGCGCGCGTCGGTCTCGACGGAAAACGTCGACTGGCTCATACTCGACTCGAGGCGGGCCGGCCACCACTGTCTTGCGGTCGCGCGCCTCGCCTACGCCGATGAGACCTGATCCAGCGCCCAGCTCGCCCGCTCGCGGACGTCCGGGTTCGGATCCTCGTGGGCCAGCGTCGAGAGTCGGTCCGCGGCCGCGTCGACGCGGCCGTGCCCGAGCGCGACGGCGGCGTTGGCCCGCACGCGGTCGTGGTCGTCGTCTAACCGCTCGAGCAACGGCTCCCGGACCGGCTCGAGAACCGACGTGAGCTCCGCCGTCACGCGCGCGATCGCGACGGCGGCGTTGGCCCGGGTCTCCCCGTCGTCGTGCTCGAGTGCGGTCGCGAGGGCCGGAACGGCCGGTTCGACCGCGGTGGGCGTCCGGCGGGCGACGTCGGCCAGACAGCCGACGGCGTTCCGGCGGAGTGGGACGGCGTCGTGGTCGACGAGTTCCAGGGCCGGGTCGACGAACTCGAGGGTCGGCAGCGGCGTCTCCGACCGGGCCAGGCGGCCGACCGCCGACAGCACCGCCACGCCGTGGCGCTCCGGATCGTCCTCGAGGGCCGCGGTGAGAAGCGGGACCGCGGACTGAATCGCGCCCGGTTGCGCCGCCGAGAGCTGCTGGAAGATCTTCAGCCCCCGGTGATCGTATCCGGAGCGGCGATCGATCACGTCGGCGATCGCGTCGGCGTGATCGACGACGGCCGAGGGCTGGTCGGCCGTGATCGTCGCGAGACAGCGAAGCAACTCGGCGGTCGCCGGCCGTTCGGGGTTCTCGACGGCGAACGCGACGATCTCGTCGGTCGACGGCGCGACGTCGGCGGTCGATTCGGTCGCGAGCTCGGCCAGACAGTAGGCGACCTCCTCGTGGAAGTCGACGTCGGCGTCGCCGAGCAGCCGACGCAGTTTCGGGACGGTCGGAAGACAGACCGCCGGATCGTCGGCCAGCGTGTCGCGAACCGCCGCGACGGCGGCTCGCTGCTCGTCGCGATCGTCCGTATCGAGTCGTGCGAGGACGGCCGGCAGCTCGAACGCGTCGTCGGACTGTGGCGTTCCGACTGTCCGGCCCCCTTCCCCATCCATTGTATCCCGAGGATGTGCGATGGGGAGTAAAAGCCTTCCGAGTGTTTTATGCGCAGATGAAAATTCGAAACGAATATTAGGCGAGCCACTCGTCCGGTTTCGTGTCGTAATCGACGTCGTCGGCGGCGAGGTGGTCGACCTCCTCCCAGGGGACGTCCTCGACGGTCACCTCGTCGCCGTCGTACCGGATCAGTTTCCCGCGCTCTTCGGGTTCGGGTTCGCGGTTCCGGCGCTTGGCGACCTCGATGTCGTGGTCGTCGACCTCCTTGACGATCGTCAGCAGGTTCACCGGCCGGCCCCAGAGCTCGAAGATCCGTTTCAGGGTCTCCCTGGCCTGACCGAGATCGAGCATGACGCCGTTGTACTGGTGGCCGAGCAGGAGTTCGTTGGCGTTGTTGTAGTTGCCGTCGTAGACCGCGATCGTCGGCTTCCCGAAGTTGGTGAACTGCAAGAGGAGTTTCTTCTTGACGTCCTCGGCGGCGTCGCTGGCGACGTGGAACTGGCCGGTCGCCTGCGAGTGCTCGTAGGTGAAGTAGTTGTTCTCCGTGATGAACTCCTGAGTGAGGAACTCATCGAGGAAGGTCACGTCGTTGTGGTTCTCGCGGATGTCGAACATGCGGTCCCAGCCCGCGCTGAAGTCGATGTCCGCGAGCGCCTCCTCGACGGTCTCGTAGCGGGCGTCGTCGAAGAGATAGCGGCCGATCTGCTCGAGATCGTTCTGACTGACCCGAGTCAGGAACCCGCGGTGCTGGCGCTTGACCAGCGAGTAGTGGCGCCGGGCCAGCCCCTCCCCGGTCAGGACCTTCCACGGATACTTCGC containing:
- a CDS encoding sodium-dependent transporter, which gives rise to MAQRESWATRAGFILAAVGSAVGLGNIWRFPYQVGEYGGAAFLVVYLLLVALIGFPVMLVEFTIGRRTERNPVGALKQIGEGAWTKVGWVFVLAGFVILSYYSVVAGWILRYTAIGLQGNYAAGGAGAQFMSVAGGMDSVVTHAIFMAAIVTVVAFGIQQGIEFSVKLMVPAIIALLIGLAVYAGTLSGAGEAYAYYLSPDLGTIAANWTEILPAAAAQAFFTLSLGMGVMITYASYLGEDRNLAKDGTIIVALDTAIAFTAGLVAFPVLYTAELTDVAAGPSFIFVSLAQAFSNIPFGGIIGAIFFAIVTIAALSSAISIMEVVVSYLIDEHGVDRLPATIALGVVIFVVGLPVAYEPEGLNWLVVYDGFANSILLILGGLLLAIYIGWVATDLGIEELGKGIHNLGSWGMVWIWTLRVPVIIVLLIVLTQNTIGYYESLVGIFG
- a CDS encoding SDR family oxidoreductase — translated: MAPTTAYSVDFDDTVAVVTGASGALGSAAVERFRTAGATVCAVDVVAPDDEDSLLEPDSKTHFYEADLTDEGDVEELMTAVVDDHGRLDHLVNIAGTWRGGDHIEETDLEEFELLVDINLKTAFLASKHALPHLHDSEGSIVSVSARSSLEGGEGDGPYRITKAGIRLLTETLAEENKGTVRANCVMPSVIDTPMNREMMPDADHDSWVDPTEIADVMAFLCSDGAAVTTGAAVPVYGEA
- a CDS encoding response regulator, translating into MNDRRDEQIDILLVEDNPGDVRLTQEAFRQLSTETTIHVATDGDEGIDFLTERCDDGTAPLPDLVLLDLNLPRMGGLEFLESIQEEPKLARIPVLVLTSSETIEDVHESYELAANAYLTKPTDPVEYTRMVEAVADFWFQRAALPPMMA
- a CDS encoding glycerophosphodiester phosphodiesterase yields the protein MRLIAHRGFAAAAAENTIPALLSAADYADAVEFDVRRCGSGELVVVHDETIDRVTDGTGAVADSSLDALTSHTVLDSGEPIPTLEEVLEALPPSVEINLELKDAGIAADVLEVIDGAENRVVATSFLTSELRSIRELDPDQSIGLLVDRHVETPVTTAVELDCDVIGASYWRCLVTGLVPRADVVGLEIHAWTIERPALARLLECRGVDCVSVDRPIPV
- a CDS encoding secondary thiamine-phosphate synthase enzyme YjbQ, whose product is MSQSTFSVETDARLTTVDVTDRVAAAVPDDLESGTATAFVRHTTAGLAVQENESRLRGDLETFLRDLVPDEGHAHDRLDGNADSHLRATLVGPDVTIPVEDGEPALGTWQSVLLIECDGPRTRSVSVTTVGE
- a CDS encoding HEAT repeat domain-containing protein, with product MDGEGGRTVGTPQSDDAFELPAVLARLDTDDRDEQRAAVAAVRDTLADDPAVCLPTVPKLRRLLGDADVDFHEEVAYCLAELATESTADVAPSTDEIVAFAVENPERPATAELLRCLATITADQPSAVVDHADAIADVIDRRSGYDHRGLKIFQQLSAAQPGAIQSAVPLLTAALEDDPERHGVAVLSAVGRLARSETPLPTLEFVDPALELVDHDAVPLRRNAVGCLADVARRTPTAVEPAVPALATALEHDDGETRANAAVAIARVTAELTSVLEPVREPLLERLDDDHDRVRANAAVALGHGRVDAAADRLSTLAHEDPNPDVRERASWALDQVSSA